The window AATCAATCGTTGATGCGAATTGAACGTCGGTAGGTACATCCTTTTCAAGAAAGTCTAATGTCTTTCTGTTTTCGTTCTTGAATCCCTTGAATATTACTGCAAAGAGTACCAGAAATCCCAAAACCACTAAAATGAAAATCATGTTCTTGACGTAAAAAAATGAAATCGGAGACAATATTAAAAGAAACATGACGACTGATCCCAAAATCAGATAGTGAATGAGAGTCCTGTTCGAATCATTATTATTTTTCATCTAAAACACCTAATATATGTCCAGCATTCCAAATCCGTGATGATTGTTGTTTCCAAGCCCGACGTCATAGGCAAATGCAATGAGCTCGGGACTTCCCTTCATGACAATGTCAATGTTGTAGTAATAGTCCTTGAAAAGCCCCTTATCTTCGATGTATGTGCCGTAATGGTCATGTCGGGAATAAAAGTCGCAATAGAACCTGCACGTTTCCAGATTGAAGTATTCACAAAAGTTTTTAATGAGAATGTCTTCAAGAATGTCTCCAAGATTATCAATGACCAGGCAATCGGACAGAAATATCGGTGAAATTGTGATGAATGAAGCTTCCCCATTGATTAATGGGATTTTCTCTAAAAATTCTACCTTGTCGAGTTCAAGCTTGCAGTTGTTGAAGTAGATGCTTTCTCCCATAACAAATGCTGAAACAAGGCTTCTAAGAAATATTTCATCGACACTGGATACGATAACGCTGATGGCTTTTCTTTCAATCCTGAATGCGGAAAAGGTATAGAAC is drawn from Methanobrevibacter millerae and contains these coding sequences:
- a CDS encoding CRISPR-associated endoribonuclease Cas6 codes for the protein FYTFSAFRIERKAISVIVSSVDEIFLRSLVSAFVMGESIYFNNCKLELDKVEFLEKIPLINGEASFITISPIFLSDCLVIDNLGDILEDILIKNFCEYFNLETCRFYCDFYSRHDHYGTYIEDKGLFKDYYYNIDIVMKGSPELIAFAYDVGLGNNNHHGFGMLDIY